One window from the genome of Bacillus tianshenii encodes:
- a CDS encoding BatA and WFA domain-containing protein: protein MTFLTPWAFTLLSLLAVLIVFYLFKQKYEPKKISTTFLWEQVIRNQEATKWNSKLVQQLLFYLQALIILLLVLALTRPFLMTEEQFASKEVYVVDTSASMLAATNSQARFEEIKQQMKGRLEKMGANTEVSLIAANASPQLLVSSSKSREAISALEDLPLSYQSANLTDSIQLAQSMLADEGGVVHVYTDQLSEEKVEEMNLTVPLYVHNRETVVQNVGITSFGVSPADDESKVNALVSLHEPVKQESGLPVTISANGEVLKELVIPQHEMNSLIRNLPKKANYEATISQDDDYKLDNTAYTYPAEQRKPVIYALGDVSSFYLKALQAQGHEVVRTNQAEQTDEQEGIYLIENLPASEWPNGPKIVVNPKAGGPFEVGKEVELVYQVKQSESSSLLRYVEMESVYVRKARLLGSLNNLKPVVTSGETPLIAFGNYQGDKMLLIAFNLSNSDWPLSPSFPILLQNTVEEMIQQYGNIGNVTPGEIVDVQLHSNTQSIYIRNDAGKLVASATAGGELYFPNKPGLYTFEEQAEGKSYTRTFIIQPNEAEMFFAEQLSFQMNHTDKQMTEQGKYEWWPYLALLALVVLLVEMEVYRHRFSNR, encoded by the coding sequence ATGACATTCCTGACACCATGGGCATTTACATTGCTTAGCTTATTAGCTGTACTGATTGTATTTTATTTATTTAAGCAAAAGTATGAACCGAAAAAGATTTCGACAACGTTTCTTTGGGAACAAGTGATCCGTAACCAAGAGGCAACGAAATGGAATAGCAAGCTTGTCCAACAGCTCCTCTTTTATTTACAGGCCTTGATTATTCTACTGCTCGTTTTAGCGCTTACCCGCCCCTTTCTAATGACAGAAGAGCAGTTTGCAAGTAAAGAAGTGTATGTCGTTGATACATCTGCCTCAATGCTTGCAGCTACGAACAGCCAGGCACGGTTTGAGGAAATTAAGCAACAGATGAAAGGTCGTTTGGAGAAGATGGGAGCCAATACAGAAGTGTCACTTATCGCTGCGAATGCATCACCTCAGCTGCTCGTGTCTAGTAGTAAGAGTCGTGAAGCGATTTCCGCGCTTGAAGACTTACCTCTTTCCTATCAATCTGCTAATCTGACCGATAGTATTCAGCTTGCCCAAAGCATGTTAGCTGATGAGGGTGGTGTTGTTCATGTTTATACAGATCAGCTCTCAGAAGAGAAAGTTGAGGAAATGAACCTTACTGTACCATTGTATGTTCACAACAGAGAAACGGTAGTGCAGAACGTAGGTATTACATCATTTGGAGTGAGCCCTGCTGATGATGAATCTAAAGTCAATGCACTTGTGTCCTTACATGAGCCTGTCAAGCAAGAAAGCGGCCTGCCAGTTACGATTTCGGCAAATGGTGAGGTGTTGAAGGAGCTTGTCATCCCTCAGCATGAAATGAACAGCTTAATCCGTAATCTACCAAAGAAAGCGAATTATGAAGCAACTATTTCACAAGATGATGATTACAAATTGGATAATACAGCATACACCTATCCAGCCGAACAGAGAAAGCCAGTAATTTATGCGCTTGGTGATGTATCCTCCTTTTATTTAAAAGCATTACAGGCACAAGGCCATGAAGTTGTACGAACGAATCAAGCTGAGCAAACCGATGAACAAGAAGGCATTTATCTTATTGAAAACTTGCCTGCAAGTGAATGGCCAAACGGTCCGAAAATTGTCGTTAACCCAAAAGCTGGAGGGCCATTTGAAGTAGGAAAGGAAGTAGAGCTTGTATATCAAGTGAAGCAAAGTGAATCAAGCTCTTTGCTACGTTATGTAGAGATGGAAAGTGTCTATGTAAGAAAAGCGCGGCTATTAGGAAGCTTAAATAACTTGAAGCCAGTTGTAACAAGTGGAGAGACGCCACTGATTGCTTTTGGGAATTATCAAGGCGATAAAATGCTCTTAATTGCTTTTAATCTTAGCAACAGTGATTGGCCGCTTTCACCGAGCTTTCCAATTCTTCTGCAAAATACAGTTGAAGAGATGATACAGCAATATGGAAACATTGGAAACGTGACACCAGGAGAAATAGTTGATGTGCAGCTCCATTCAAATACACAGTCGATCTATATTCGAAATGATGCTGGAAAGCTTGTTGCAAGTGCAACAGCCGGAGGCGAGCTCTACTTTCCGAACAAACCAGGATTATATACATTTGAGGAGCAGGCTGAAGGGAAGAGTTATACAAGAACATTTATTATTCAACCAAACGAAGCAGAAATGTTTTTTGCAGAACAGCTGTCATTTCAAATGAATCATACTGATAAGCAGATGACAGAGCAAGGAAAATATGAATGGTGGCCGTACTTAGCGTTACTTGCATTGGTTGTGCTGCTTGTGGAAATGGAGGTGTATCGTCATCGCTTTTCAAATCGATAA
- a CDS encoding ATP-dependent DNA helicase RecQ translates to MNLEQVLEQKFGFATFRTGQKEIIEDVINGKNVLAMLPTGAGKSLCYQLPAYLLEGSVLVISPLLSLMQDQVQQLKARGEKRVVALNSFLPYEQRKQALHTLDSFRLIYASPEILQSSEVKQALQRLHIQLVVIDEAHCISQWGHEFRTDYLKLTETIEMCGNPPVLALTATASIDVQNDILLQLGIQGATRRIYSVDRPNIALNVQQVESTEEKLEQMIAITKKFKGPGIVYAATRLSAEQLASVLKQNGVQASFYHGGMTNEERILVQQQFVHDQLDVICATNAFGMGIDKADIRFIIHFQYPPELESYLQEIGRAGRDGSQSVSVLFFSNFDHELPEQLIQQEFPTINEIGALLSYMEQPHCYSWHDIQLFADQLGLKEVNQRFLKFQFEKLGVLVEERLVENWLKDEILTEIRKKIEKRSMIKQEKLDGMRKFLYTESCRREQILNYFEERAGEKPTYCCDRCGFRLNELQIIDKHETNWAFNGWEDELALIFHQRGGQQL, encoded by the coding sequence ATGAATCTTGAACAGGTATTAGAACAAAAATTTGGTTTTGCAACCTTCAGAACAGGCCAAAAAGAAATTATTGAGGATGTAATAAACGGCAAAAATGTTCTTGCGATGCTTCCAACTGGTGCTGGGAAGTCATTGTGCTACCAACTGCCCGCATATTTATTAGAAGGGTCAGTGCTTGTAATTTCACCGCTTCTTTCATTAATGCAGGACCAAGTTCAGCAGTTAAAAGCAAGGGGTGAGAAGAGAGTAGTCGCGCTAAACAGCTTTCTGCCATATGAACAGCGCAAGCAGGCGTTACATACACTTGATTCCTTTCGGTTAATTTATGCTTCCCCGGAAATTCTGCAATCTTCTGAAGTGAAGCAAGCATTACAGCGTCTTCATATTCAATTAGTGGTTATAGATGAAGCACACTGTATTTCTCAATGGGGACATGAGTTTCGGACTGATTATTTAAAGCTCACTGAGACAATTGAAATGTGTGGAAATCCGCCTGTGCTTGCACTTACTGCTACCGCATCAATAGATGTTCAAAACGATATTTTGTTGCAGCTAGGTATACAAGGTGCAACGAGGCGCATTTACTCAGTTGATCGTCCTAATATTGCCCTTAATGTTCAGCAAGTAGAATCTACAGAAGAAAAGCTTGAACAAATGATTGCCATTACAAAAAAGTTCAAAGGACCAGGTATTGTCTATGCTGCGACAAGACTATCGGCAGAGCAGTTAGCAAGTGTATTAAAGCAGAACGGTGTGCAAGCATCCTTTTATCATGGTGGGATGACAAATGAAGAGCGGATTCTTGTTCAGCAGCAGTTTGTTCATGATCAGCTTGATGTGATTTGTGCGACTAATGCGTTTGGAATGGGAATTGATAAGGCTGATATTCGTTTTATTATTCATTTTCAATACCCGCCTGAGCTGGAGTCTTACCTACAAGAAATCGGTAGAGCAGGGCGTGATGGAAGTCAAAGTGTTAGTGTCCTCTTCTTTTCAAATTTTGACCATGAACTTCCTGAGCAATTAATCCAGCAAGAGTTCCCGACGATAAATGAAATAGGCGCACTCCTTTCGTATATGGAGCAGCCGCACTGTTATTCCTGGCATGATATACAATTGTTTGCAGACCAGCTTGGATTGAAAGAAGTGAATCAGCGGTTTTTAAAGTTTCAGTTTGAGAAATTAGGTGTATTAGTAGAAGAGCGTCTTGTAGAAAATTGGCTTAAGGATGAGATTCTTACAGAAATACGAAAAAAAATTGAAAAACGCTCGATGATTAAGCAGGAAAAACTTGACGGTATGAGGAAGTTTTTGTATACAGAAAGTTGCCGAAGAGAGCAAATTTTAAATTATTTTGAAGAAAGGGCTGGTGAAAAACCAACATATTGTTGTGACCGATGTGGATTTCGTCTCAACGAGCTCCAAATAATCGACAAGCATGAAACAAACTGGGCTTTCAATGGGTGGGAAGATGAATTGGCTTTGATTTTTCATCAGCGTGGTGGTCAACAACTATGA
- a CDS encoding type II CAAX endopeptidase family protein, whose product MNKKQAALIRSMSDTEIIKQLYLTQLLMLGIAIFLSFFFFNGLRDLLNWFQLDWSEIITYGVGSAIIVIAIDVTLMKLLPKEMYDDGGINEKVFQRRPVWHILILTGLIAFSEEYLFRGVLQTQLGYISASILFALMHFRYLTKPVLLISVLLLSFYIGWVFEITHNLFVTITAHFLIDFIFACIIHFDYLHSLSGRSWFERGED is encoded by the coding sequence ATGAATAAAAAACAAGCTGCTCTTATTCGCAGCATGAGTGATACTGAAATTATTAAGCAATTATACCTTACCCAGCTTTTAATGCTTGGCATTGCCATTTTTTTATCGTTTTTCTTTTTTAATGGGCTGCGTGACTTATTGAATTGGTTTCAGCTTGATTGGAGTGAAATCATTACGTATGGCGTTGGCAGTGCCATCATTGTCATTGCGATCGATGTAACGTTAATGAAATTGCTTCCGAAGGAAATGTATGATGACGGTGGTATTAATGAAAAAGTTTTTCAAAGAAGGCCTGTTTGGCATATCCTGATTCTTACAGGGTTGATTGCATTTTCAGAAGAATATTTGTTTAGAGGCGTATTGCAGACACAACTTGGCTACATTAGTGCCAGTATTTTATTTGCGCTTATGCATTTTCGATACTTAACAAAGCCCGTGTTATTAATTTCAGTCCTTCTATTAAGCTTTTATATCGGATGGGTTTTTGAAATTACTCATAATTTGTTTGTGACTATCACGGCACACTTTTTAATTGATTTTATCTTTGCATGTATTATCCATTTTGATTATTTACATAGCCTTTCAGGACGCTCATGGTTTGAAAGAGGTGAAGATTAG
- a CDS encoding ferredoxin, translating to MAKYTIVDKETCIACGACGAAAPDIYDYDDEGIAFVTLDDNQGIVEIPEVLEEDMEDAFEGCPTDSIKIAEEPFDGDATKFE from the coding sequence ATGGCAAAGTACACAATCGTTGACAAAGAGACTTGTATCGCATGTGGAGCATGCGGGGCAGCAGCACCAGATATTTATGATTACGATGATGAAGGTATCGCATTCGTAACACTTGACGATAACCAAGGTATCGTTGAAATTCCAGAAGTTCTTGAAGAAGATATGGAAGATGCATTCGAAGGTTGCCCAACAGATTCAATCAAAATCGCTGAAGAGCCATTCGACGGTGACGCAACAAAATTCGAATAA
- a CDS encoding manganese catalase family protein — MWYYEKKLQYPVRVSTCNPTLAKYLIEQYGGADGELAAALRYLNQRYSIPDKVIGLLTDIGTEEFAHLEMIATMVYKLTKDATPDQMKAAGLGAHYANHDKALFYHNAAGSPWTATYIAAKGDPIADLYEDIAAEEKARATYQWIINISDDPDLNDGLRFLREREIIHSQRFREAVEILKEERDRQIYF, encoded by the coding sequence ATGTGGTATTATGAAAAAAAACTTCAGTACCCAGTACGCGTAAGCACGTGTAACCCGACTCTTGCAAAATACTTAATCGAACAGTACGGTGGTGCTGATGGTGAATTAGCCGCTGCCTTGCGCTATCTCAATCAGCGTTATTCAATTCCTGATAAAGTAATTGGGTTACTAACAGATATCGGCACCGAGGAATTTGCTCACTTAGAAATGATCGCTACAATGGTCTATAAATTAACGAAAGATGCCACACCAGACCAAATGAAAGCCGCCGGTCTAGGTGCTCACTATGCGAACCATGATAAGGCTCTTTTCTATCATAATGCGGCAGGAAGTCCGTGGACTGCTACTTATATCGCCGCAAAAGGTGACCCGATTGCTGACCTTTATGAAGACATTGCTGCAGAAGAAAAAGCACGCGCTACTTACCAATGGATTATTAACATATCTGATGATCCTGACTTAAATGATGGATTACGCTTCTTACGCGAACGAGAAATTATTCACTCGCAACGCTTCCGTGAAGCTGTAGAGATATTGAAGGAGGAGCGGGATAGGCAGATTTATTTTTAG
- a CDS encoding LysM domain-containing protein, with protein sequence MSREEKDQAEQLRSQVEEAKEKSSEKEESLNLPPRSEVHGGKEKKTKLKMKYPLVRLLALIFLLLVLIIPGYALLSHNKPVTGLDGEDTERDYSETVELENNSEERAEQVASDDFDIPKDNEKEEPLTSNNKEQQQQVTETKQQANKAVSADKKEQVEKSSAATHPNIQPGKPEPAPAPKPKQPEYITYVVKPEDNLFRISLKFYGSRSGEELIKQANNLQADGTVYEGQRLKIPQ encoded by the coding sequence ATGAGCCGTGAAGAAAAGGACCAGGCGGAACAGCTTCGTTCACAAGTTGAAGAAGCAAAGGAAAAGTCTTCTGAGAAAGAAGAATCTTTGAACCTTCCACCGCGAAGTGAAGTTCATGGAGGGAAGGAAAAGAAAACAAAATTAAAGATGAAATATCCGCTTGTTCGTTTGCTTGCTTTAATTTTTTTGCTTCTTGTACTTATAATTCCTGGCTATGCCTTACTTTCGCATAATAAGCCTGTTACAGGGCTGGATGGAGAAGACACAGAACGTGATTATTCTGAAACTGTCGAATTAGAGAATAATAGCGAAGAAAGGGCGGAGCAAGTAGCAAGTGATGACTTTGATATACCTAAGGATAATGAAAAAGAGGAGCCGTTGACTTCAAATAATAAGGAACAACAGCAACAGGTGACAGAAACAAAGCAGCAAGCTAACAAAGCAGTATCTGCTGATAAGAAAGAACAAGTTGAAAAATCTTCAGCAGCCACACATCCAAACATTCAACCTGGGAAGCCTGAGCCTGCCCCTGCACCAAAGCCGAAACAGCCCGAATATATTACGTACGTCGTCAAGCCTGAAGATAATCTTTTCCGTATTTCATTAAAATTCTACGGCAGCCGCAGTGGTGAAGAGCTAATAAAACAAGCAAATAATTTGCAAGCAGATGGTACTGTATACGAAGGTCAACGTTTAAAAATTCCACAATAA
- a CDS encoding helix-turn-helix domain-containing protein — MNAYRLRILLYGLEQFHGERSTSGLYHLLKGKKSSQTIQDGKLFGVSLLFRTMPRLKRKSFDEDLAYLVKHQYVEQGDLPEGFLLLTKAGKAEVKRFLQSDVFPHGLDGWGCDPLIRPFWNRFSLLVQSVSNLMNGTAQFIPVSKDESLFKWVKDWFISVGYSKAELADSFYWECRQLLGALPELQAKAIVLRLSAAHRYGLTFSQIGAELSEDEDAALYLFQAGIHQILHNVQGNPKLYPLLSTLIRDVQTQVPLTVSTRKTYQLWERGFSFEKIARIRSLKESTIEDHFVEIALNDPAFSIQSFVSKELQQMILSVYKTTKTKRIKPIKEAIEADVSYFQIRLVLAKGERI; from the coding sequence TTGAATGCATATCGATTAAGAATTTTATTATATGGATTGGAACAATTTCATGGTGAGCGGTCCACTTCAGGACTCTATCATCTCTTAAAAGGAAAAAAATCTTCTCAAACAATTCAAGATGGGAAATTATTTGGGGTGTCTTTATTGTTTCGAACGATGCCGCGTTTAAAGCGAAAATCGTTTGATGAGGACTTAGCATATTTAGTCAAGCATCAATATGTGGAGCAAGGTGACTTACCAGAAGGCTTTCTATTGTTAACTAAAGCGGGGAAAGCAGAAGTGAAGCGCTTTTTGCAAAGTGATGTGTTTCCACACGGACTTGATGGCTGGGGGTGTGACCCACTTATCCGTCCATTTTGGAATCGCTTTTCCTTACTCGTTCAAAGTGTCTCTAATCTGATGAATGGAACGGCTCAATTTATCCCTGTTTCAAAAGATGAATCACTCTTTAAATGGGTAAAGGATTGGTTCATATCAGTCGGTTATTCGAAGGCAGAGCTAGCAGATTCATTTTATTGGGAATGTAGGCAATTGCTTGGAGCACTTCCAGAACTTCAAGCAAAGGCAATTGTTTTAAGATTAAGTGCCGCCCATCGGTATGGGCTTACTTTCTCACAAATCGGTGCAGAGCTTTCAGAAGATGAGGATGCGGCGTTATATTTGTTTCAGGCAGGTATTCATCAAATCTTACATAACGTGCAAGGCAATCCAAAGCTTTATCCGCTTCTTTCTACATTGATTCGTGATGTACAGACACAGGTTCCGTTAACAGTCTCCACACGGAAAACATATCAACTTTGGGAGCGAGGCTTTTCATTTGAAAAAATTGCCCGAATTCGAAGTTTGAAGGAAAGTACAATTGAAGACCATTTTGTTGAAATTGCGTTAAACGACCCGGCCTTTTCAATACAGTCGTTTGTCTCAAAAGAGTTGCAGCAAATGATTTTATCTGTATACAAAACGACGAAAACAAAACGAATAAAGCCGATAAAAGAAGCGATTGAAGCGGATGTGAGCTATTTTCAAATAAGACTTGTGCTTGCGAAAGGTGAACGAATATGA
- a CDS encoding VWA domain-containing protein produces MFVLIILALAGFHTLLPIDHTSTVFVVDRSSSVNEQEAVQFVNDAMQVMEKDDEAGVVLVGKQSVIEKPLTTQKSPLQQFTGDINKNYTNLASGLQLASGMLSNEKRGKVVLLTDGNENIGDVRKQVKVLKQQGIPVDVKAMNASSPDDVLLTDFSVPQEANLGEKVMMKLRVKSTYETNATLTIYENEQSIAEQAIRIQEGVQSFSLPHVITKSGFRTYRAELTAEADMVIQNNEAEAFLYAKGVPKILVVEGEKKAAVNLTSALQASNADVDVIQPALLPSELSGYLNYQSIIFANVSAPDVPEGKMTLIKQAVQHFGRGFVMTGGEQSFGLGGYVKTPIEEILPVKMDLEGKKKIPPVGLAIVLDKSGSMEGQKIRLAREAAARSVELLREEDIVHVTAFDGEVMEVIPSQQASEKAEIAKKIRSIPAGGGTSIYPALELAVSRLEALDVKRKHLILLTDGQSSQDGNYGLLIEQAREQGITLSTVALGRDADLNLLESLADSGGGRFYDVLDESTIPSIFSRETMLMTRTFIQDNPFYPRLVHGYEWQATLGKALPQMNAYIATTPKARAQQILLSEEKDPVLMRWQYGLGRTVAWTSDVSGKWAGSWVNWSHWGAFSNELVKWTFPSYENSSVFMTKEQDGQAVSVHLEKPNDLFSAVDVSIISGEGNEVEHQLRRTSPNETTVRFNAAKPGVYYLQMQETEGEGKASSFQTGIVVPYSQEYNLETKDQQLLKDIATISNGTMIESAKEWDASANVPVRWQKASLFWFLLLIALFLFMIDVAVRRFQFPFHLFRRFKGKASSKQSTPTVKSSPSPRRERLERKPAKKEQAEQQPPSNQHNDRMKRLLEAKERRRK; encoded by the coding sequence GTGTTTGTACTGATTATTTTAGCACTTGCAGGCTTTCACACCTTACTGCCGATTGACCATACATCAACAGTGTTTGTCGTCGACCGTTCAAGCAGTGTGAATGAACAAGAGGCAGTACAATTTGTAAATGATGCAATGCAGGTGATGGAAAAGGACGATGAAGCAGGGGTCGTTCTTGTCGGGAAACAAAGTGTAATCGAAAAGCCTCTAACGACACAAAAATCACCGCTTCAACAATTTACTGGAGATATTAATAAAAATTACACAAACCTTGCGTCTGGTTTGCAGTTGGCGTCTGGAATGCTTTCAAATGAAAAACGCGGAAAGGTTGTTTTACTAACTGATGGGAATGAAAACATTGGTGATGTTCGTAAGCAGGTTAAGGTACTTAAGCAGCAAGGCATTCCAGTTGATGTAAAGGCAATGAACGCCTCATCACCTGATGATGTTCTCCTTACAGACTTTTCAGTGCCGCAGGAAGCGAACCTTGGCGAAAAAGTGATGATGAAGCTCCGCGTAAAAAGCACATACGAAACAAATGCTACATTAACAATTTATGAAAATGAACAATCAATCGCAGAGCAAGCAATCCGCATTCAAGAAGGGGTCCAATCCTTTTCCTTGCCACATGTAATTACAAAAAGCGGCTTTCGTACGTATCGGGCAGAGCTTACAGCAGAAGCTGACATGGTTATTCAAAATAATGAAGCAGAAGCATTTTTGTATGCAAAGGGAGTACCGAAAATTTTAGTCGTTGAAGGAGAAAAGAAGGCAGCAGTTAACCTTACATCCGCATTACAGGCTTCAAACGCAGATGTTGATGTGATTCAGCCGGCCCTTCTTCCGTCTGAGTTAAGCGGATATTTAAACTATCAATCGATTATTTTTGCAAATGTTTCAGCCCCAGATGTGCCAGAAGGGAAAATGACATTAATTAAACAAGCTGTCCAGCATTTTGGGCGTGGGTTTGTTATGACTGGCGGAGAGCAGAGCTTCGGCCTTGGTGGATATGTGAAAACACCAATTGAGGAAATCCTGCCAGTTAAGATGGATTTAGAAGGGAAAAAGAAAATCCCGCCGGTTGGGTTAGCGATCGTCCTTGATAAGTCAGGCAGTATGGAAGGGCAGAAGATTCGTCTTGCCAGAGAAGCGGCAGCTCGTTCTGTAGAGCTGCTTCGAGAAGAAGATATCGTTCATGTGACAGCGTTTGATGGTGAAGTGATGGAAGTGATTCCTTCACAGCAGGCATCAGAGAAAGCTGAAATTGCGAAAAAGATTCGCTCTATTCCTGCTGGTGGAGGAACGAGCATTTATCCGGCGCTTGAGCTGGCAGTTAGTCGGTTAGAAGCGCTTGATGTGAAAAGGAAGCACCTCATTCTCCTAACAGATGGACAATCTTCACAGGATGGCAATTATGGGCTCTTAATTGAACAGGCACGTGAACAGGGGATTACCCTCTCGACGGTAGCCCTTGGTCGTGATGCGGACTTAAACTTACTTGAAAGCCTTGCAGATAGTGGTGGAGGACGTTTTTATGATGTACTTGATGAGTCAACGATTCCGAGTATTTTTTCACGGGAAACAATGCTGATGACTCGCACGTTTATTCAAGACAATCCATTTTATCCAAGGTTGGTACACGGCTATGAGTGGCAAGCGACATTAGGAAAAGCGTTGCCGCAAATGAATGCATACATTGCAACGACTCCGAAAGCCCGCGCCCAACAAATACTATTAAGTGAGGAAAAAGATCCTGTGCTGATGCGCTGGCAGTATGGACTTGGAAGAACCGTTGCCTGGACAAGTGACGTAAGCGGAAAATGGGCTGGAAGCTGGGTGAACTGGAGTCATTGGGGCGCTTTTTCGAATGAGCTTGTGAAATGGACGTTTCCGTCATATGAAAACAGTAGTGTCTTTATGACGAAGGAACAGGATGGTCAGGCTGTTTCTGTTCATTTAGAAAAACCAAATGATTTGTTTTCTGCTGTAGACGTATCGATCATAAGTGGAGAAGGAAATGAAGTGGAGCATCAGCTAAGGCGCACCTCACCAAATGAAACGACAGTAAGGTTTAATGCGGCTAAGCCTGGTGTGTATTATCTACAAATGCAGGAAACAGAAGGAGAAGGTAAAGCGTCTTCTTTCCAAACAGGCATTGTTGTCCCGTATTCACAGGAATATAACCTCGAAACAAAAGATCAACAATTATTAAAAGATATTGCGACCATTAGTAATGGCACAATGATTGAATCAGCCAAAGAATGGGATGCTAGTGCGAACGTTCCGGTGCGTTGGCAGAAAGCTTCGTTATTTTGGTTTTTACTCCTTATTGCACTCTTTTTGTTTATGATAGATGTGGCTGTACGTCGTTTTCAATTCCCTTTCCACCTTTTCCGAAGGTTTAAAGGTAAGGCGAGCTCCAAACAGAGTACTCCGACTGTGAAATCATCGCCTTCTCCGAGACGAGAACGGCTGGAAAGAAAGCCGGCTAAAAAGGAGCAGGCAGAACAACAGCCTCCTTCTAACCAACATAATGACCGAATGAAACGGTTGCTTGAGGCAAAGGAGAGAAGGAGAAAATAA
- a CDS encoding DUF58 domain-containing protein yields MDWMHEGFLQKLSRFKLLHGVSAASIQQGNRRSKNYGTSMEFADFRAYTPGDDLRQIDWNAFARTNKHYIKRFVNESELEVAIYLDCSKSMSFYSEKWKRARQLAAAFAFLALNQEDRASFIPLSSTTSPLPLRKGKHQLASFLKAIDAVRSAEMSLSSALQAEALKKERRQVRVVISDYFEPLEHCYESLKRLQQKSTTMLLIQILDEEELAPSLSGEYKLTDAETMFEKEVAVQKHVLAQYDERLEAHSEALRNFASSRGIQFIRCSASNSFEQLLGNQLRRAGWIK; encoded by the coding sequence ATGGACTGGATGCATGAAGGGTTTTTGCAAAAGCTCAGTCGCTTCAAACTGCTGCACGGCGTTTCAGCAGCAAGTATTCAGCAAGGAAACCGCCGCTCGAAAAATTACGGTACATCAATGGAGTTTGCTGATTTTAGAGCCTATACACCCGGAGATGACTTACGCCAAATCGACTGGAATGCCTTTGCTCGGACAAACAAGCATTATATCAAACGGTTTGTAAATGAGTCTGAGCTTGAAGTGGCGATTTATTTAGACTGCTCGAAATCCATGAGCTTTTATTCTGAGAAGTGGAAACGTGCTAGACAGCTTGCAGCCGCATTTGCTTTTCTTGCTTTAAATCAAGAGGATAGGGCTTCTTTTATCCCGCTCAGCTCCACAACATCCCCTTTGCCGCTAAGAAAGGGAAAGCATCAGCTCGCCTCTTTTTTAAAAGCGATAGATGCTGTGCGTTCGGCTGAAATGTCATTATCTAGTGCGTTGCAAGCTGAAGCGTTAAAGAAAGAACGCCGCCAAGTTCGAGTTGTGATAAGCGATTACTTCGAGCCACTCGAACATTGCTATGAATCATTGAAGCGTCTGCAGCAAAAAAGTACAACAATGCTTCTTATTCAAATACTTGACGAGGAAGAACTTGCGCCAAGTTTGAGTGGTGAGTATAAGTTAACTGATGCTGAAACAATGTTTGAAAAGGAAGTAGCCGTCCAGAAGCATGTGCTTGCGCAATATGATGAACGGCTTGAAGCACACAGTGAAGCACTTCGAAACTTTGCTTCTTCAAGAGGGATTCAATTTATTCGCTGTAGTGCCAGTAACTCATTTGAACAATTATTGGGTAATCAATTGCGTCGTGCGGGATGGATTAAGTGA